Proteins encoded in a region of the Paramagnetospirillum magneticum AMB-1 genome:
- a CDS encoding cyclic nucleotide-binding domain-containing protein, which translates to MMDFLDRRVVHAGGFVFKEGDSGDQAFIIQAGAVELLKGETVFAELSANTIFGEMALIDGAPRMATARAKTETTLIVIPRSVVDGKLKGVDPFVTKLLGILVQNVRSMAAKLG; encoded by the coding sequence ATGATGGATTTCCTTGATCGCCGCGTGGTTCACGCGGGCGGCTTCGTCTTCAAGGAAGGAGATTCAGGCGACCAGGCCTTCATCATCCAGGCGGGCGCGGTGGAACTGCTGAAGGGCGAGACGGTGTTCGCCGAGTTGAGCGCCAATACGATCTTCGGTGAAATGGCCCTGATCGACGGCGCTCCCCGCATGGCCACGGCCCGGGCCAAGACCGAGACGACCCTGATCGTCATCCCCCGCTCGGTGGTGGATGGCAAGCTGAAGGGCGTCGATCCCTTCGTGACCAAGTTGCTGGGGATTCTCGTCCAGAACGTCCGGTCCATGGCCGCCAAGCTGGGCTGA
- the rpoH gene encoding RNA polymerase sigma factor RpoH, translated as MSVANLPVVAGDDGLAKYLRDIKEFPVLAPEEEFMLAKRWVDYEDTDAAHRLVTSHLRLVAKIALGYRHYGLPVADLISEGNIGLMRAVKKFEPDRGFRLATYAMWWIKASLNEFVLNSWSMVKIGTLAAQKKLFFNLRRIKSRLRLLEAGDLAPEHVATIARELDVDERDVVAMNRRMAGRDSSLNAPVGEGGTEIQDLMADEADNQETAYGKREELSKGRVLIARALDSLTEREREVFVERRLRDDPVTLEELGGRYGVSRERIRQIEVKAFEKVRDLVQAGFLPAPARA; from the coding sequence ATGTCGGTAGCCAATCTTCCGGTCGTCGCAGGTGATGACGGCCTTGCCAAATATCTCAGGGATATCAAGGAGTTTCCTGTTCTCGCTCCCGAGGAGGAATTCATGCTGGCCAAGCGCTGGGTGGATTACGAGGACACGGATGCCGCCCATCGGCTGGTGACCAGCCATCTGCGCCTGGTCGCCAAGATCGCGCTGGGCTACCGCCATTACGGCTTGCCCGTGGCCGACCTCATCAGCGAGGGCAATATCGGCCTGATGCGCGCCGTCAAGAAATTCGAGCCCGATCGCGGGTTCCGTCTGGCCACCTATGCCATGTGGTGGATCAAGGCCTCGCTCAACGAGTTCGTGCTCAACTCGTGGTCCATGGTCAAGATCGGCACCCTGGCCGCCCAGAAGAAGCTGTTCTTCAACCTGCGCCGCATCAAGTCGCGGCTGCGGCTGCTGGAGGCCGGCGACCTCGCCCCCGAGCATGTGGCCACCATCGCCCGTGAACTGGACGTGGACGAGCGCGACGTGGTCGCCATGAACCGCCGCATGGCGGGGCGCGATTCCTCGCTCAACGCGCCGGTGGGCGAGGGCGGGACCGAGATTCAGGACCTGATGGCCGACGAGGCCGACAATCAGGAAACCGCTTATGGCAAACGCGAGGAACTGTCCAAGGGCCGGGTTCTGATCGCCCGGGCGCTGGATTCGCTGACCGAGCGCGAGCGGGAGGTGTTCGTCGAACGCCGTCTGCGCGACGATCCGGTCACCTTGGAAGAACTGGGCGGGCGCTACGGCGTCTCGCGCGAGCGCATCCGCCAGATCGAGGTCAAGGCCTTCGAGAAGGTGCGCGATCTGGTCCAGGCGGGATTCCTGCCAGCACCGGCGCGGGCGTGA
- a CDS encoding DMT family transporter: MRAVILLALLVLIWGGNWPIMKIGLAHIQPLWFCAFRLALGVVSMVIILVPLGRLRLPPRGDWPVLMSLGLLNMALFMVLSNLALLVVPAGRSAILAYTTPLWVAPGAALFLGEKLTGGRMAGVLLGLGGIVVLFNPLSFDWGNHDAVVGNLMLLAAALVWAAAILHVRGHRWCSSPLDLAPWQMVIGLVPVAAAALIEGAPRPDGSFELAWTLIYNGTLATAFAFWAAVTVNRLLPALTVSLSFLCVPAGGLVFSALMLGEGLSLTNVAGLALIAGGVGIVALVGARERRAASA; this comes from the coding sequence ATGCGCGCGGTGATATTGCTGGCTTTGCTGGTCCTGATCTGGGGGGGGAACTGGCCGATCATGAAGATCGGCCTGGCCCATATCCAGCCCCTATGGTTCTGCGCCTTCCGTCTGGCCCTCGGCGTGGTCAGCATGGTGATCATCCTGGTGCCGCTGGGACGTCTGCGTCTGCCGCCCCGGGGGGACTGGCCGGTCCTGATGTCGCTCGGGCTGCTCAACATGGCTCTGTTCATGGTGCTGAGCAATCTGGCCCTGCTGGTGGTGCCGGCCGGGCGCTCGGCCATCCTGGCCTATACCACGCCGCTGTGGGTAGCCCCCGGCGCCGCGCTGTTCCTGGGAGAAAAGCTGACCGGCGGCCGCATGGCCGGGGTGCTGCTGGGGCTGGGCGGCATTGTGGTGCTTTTCAATCCGCTGAGCTTCGATTGGGGCAACCACGACGCGGTGGTCGGCAATCTGATGCTGCTGGCGGCAGCCCTGGTCTGGGCGGCCGCCATCCTGCACGTGCGCGGCCACCGCTGGTGCTCGTCCCCGCTGGATCTCGCTCCGTGGCAGATGGTGATCGGGCTGGTGCCGGTGGCGGCGGCGGCGCTCATCGAGGGCGCCCCCCGTCCCGACGGCAGTTTCGAGCTGGCCTGGACGCTGATCTACAACGGCACCCTGGCCACCGCCTTCGCCTTCTGGGCGGCGGTCACCGTCAACCGGCTGCTGCCGGCGCTCACTGTCTCGCTGAGCTTTCTCTGCGTGCCGGCGGGCGGACTGGTGTTTTCCGCCCTGATGCTGGGCGAGGGGCTGTCCCTGACCAATGTGGCCGGACTGGCGCTGATCGCCGGCGGTGTCGGAATCGTCGCCCTGGTCGGAGCGCGCGAGCGGCGGGCCGCTTCTGCCTGA
- a CDS encoding SRPBCC family protein, with product MDFDGEHRIDAPRARVWQALNDPAFLAACIPGCEKLEATGPGAYAATVALRVGALAARFSGLLTLSDVVEAQSYTLKGQGQGGVAGFVSGAARVTLTDDDDATLLRWNAAGEIGGRLASVGGRLLHGFAVKTAAEFFSRLSDNLRSQPDCGSL from the coding sequence ATGGATTTCGACGGAGAACATCGCATCGACGCGCCGCGCGCCAGGGTGTGGCAGGCCCTCAACGACCCAGCTTTCCTGGCGGCGTGCATTCCCGGCTGCGAGAAATTGGAGGCCACGGGACCGGGCGCCTATGCCGCCACGGTGGCCCTCAGGGTCGGCGCCCTGGCCGCCCGCTTTTCCGGCCTCCTGACCCTCTCCGACGTGGTCGAAGCCCAGTCCTACACCCTGAAGGGCCAGGGACAGGGCGGCGTGGCCGGTTTCGTCTCGGGCGCCGCCCGGGTCACCCTGACCGACGATGACGACGCCACCCTGCTGCGCTGGAATGCGGCGGGCGAGATCGGCGGACGGCTGGCCTCGGTGGGCGGACGGCTGCTGCACGGTTTCGCCGTGAAGACAGCCGCCGAATTTTTTTCCCGCCTGAGCGACAATCTCAGGTCGCAACCCGATTGCGGTTCACTGTAG
- a CDS encoding TetR/AcrR family transcriptional regulator, giving the protein MMDTHAAGMSPAFNRERPRPAPAPSDDKIRRRLPRKEREKLIVAEAIRFFAEVGFEGQTRALAERLGVTQPLLYRYFPDKEALIERVYKEVFLNAWEPAWLDSLHDRSRPLADRLTEFYQAYSKANFSYERVRLFMFAGLKDGSIASRYMQYVRDHLFEPLCLEMRAELGLESEAPVSLEEIEMIAGLHGAVSYVGVRRWVYQAQTPSDLEPVFGELVRTFLKGIGDSYRRFAPSAMK; this is encoded by the coding sequence ATGATGGATACACACGCCGCCGGCATGAGCCCGGCCTTCAACCGGGAGAGGCCCCGTCCGGCTCCCGCGCCGTCCGACGACAAGATCAGGCGCCGCCTGCCCCGCAAGGAGCGCGAGAAGCTGATTGTCGCCGAGGCCATCCGCTTCTTCGCCGAAGTGGGGTTCGAAGGCCAGACCCGAGCCCTGGCCGAGCGCCTGGGTGTCACCCAACCCCTGCTCTATCGTTATTTCCCCGATAAGGAAGCCCTGATCGAGCGCGTCTACAAGGAGGTCTTTCTCAATGCCTGGGAGCCCGCTTGGCTGGACTCCCTGCACGACCGCTCCCGCCCCCTTGCCGACCGCCTGACCGAGTTCTATCAGGCCTACAGCAAGGCCAATTTCAGTTACGAGCGGGTGCGGCTGTTCATGTTCGCCGGCCTCAAGGACGGCTCCATCGCCAGCCGCTACATGCAATATGTGCGCGACCATCTGTTCGAGCCGCTGTGCCTGGAGATGCGGGCAGAGCTAGGCCTGGAAAGCGAAGCCCCTGTCAGCCTGGAGGAAATCGAGATGATCGCCGGTCTGCACGGGGCCGTCAGCTATGTGGGCGTGCGCCGCTGGGTCTATCAGGCCCAGACACCGTCGGACCTGGAACCGGTGTTCGGCGAACTGGTCCGCACCTTCCTTAAAGGTATCGGCGACAGTTATCGACGCTTCGCTCCATCCGCGATGAAGTGA